A single genomic interval of Pyrus communis chromosome 7, drPyrComm1.1, whole genome shotgun sequence harbors:
- the LOC137739984 gene encoding protein RSI-1-like, producing MAASRYTSVLILVSLLVLLTFSHVAEAYKTLPQSACTPRCKNRCSATSHKKPCMFFCEKCCAKCKCVPPGVVGNKQMCPCYNNWKTQEGRPKCP from the exons ATGGCAGCAAGTCGATACACCTCCGTCTTGATCCTGGTTTCTCTGCTTGTTCTACTCACATTCTCTCACGTAGCTGAG GCTTACAAGACGCTTCCTCAGTCAG CGTGCACACCGAGATGTAAGAACCGTTGCTCGGCGACATCGCACAAGAAGCCGTGCATGTTCTTCTGCGAGAAGTGCTGTGCCAAATGCAAATGTGTTCCTCCGGGCGTCGTTGGCAACAAGCAAATGTGCCCTTGCTACAACAACTGGAAGACCCAAGAAGGACGACCCAAATGCccttaa